A genome region from Clostridium sp. JN-9 includes the following:
- a CDS encoding transposase, protein MGREQDRINRRIEKNPAAECNKIQKKYFPELFQKFAGTLDPRHQSYIDYSNKVMLGTVYYKGIAGLVSMQSMTYEFNDDKVVKNIMNFLGESDRSYLPHGVTVNEYLEKLATSQLQEIQQSMVYSLIRRKTFDDARYQKKWLLIVDGSQLYSGSRQINEQCLERHHNKGTVDEKVSYHSDVLEAKIVLGEKLIVSIASEFVENNGEDALRQKSMSEEERKQDCETKAFQRLAAKLKKRFPRLPIILLADSLYASEKVMEICRKNHWDFIIRYKTGSIPSIAAEYEAIPEKGTSGHAEYVNEIDYKEKPVNMLRYWEEKVIKGKNVWTEFQWLTSLRITDKNAENLAAAGRKRWKIENEGFNRQKNWQGNITHVCSWNVQAMKNHYLMLQISDTIKQLYEWYYLKANDIKKKQKNISSDLLASFGQQLTREDIFQVDMHSISTA, encoded by the coding sequence ATGGGAAGAGAACAGGATCGTATAAATCGGAGAATAGAAAAAAATCCAGCGGCAGAATGTAATAAAATCCAAAAGAAGTATTTTCCTGAGTTGTTTCAGAAGTTTGCAGGGACGCTGGATCCTAGGCATCAAAGCTATATTGATTATTCCAATAAAGTAATGCTTGGAACTGTGTATTACAAAGGAATAGCTGGGCTTGTAAGCATGCAATCTATGACATATGAGTTTAATGATGACAAGGTGGTAAAAAACATTATGAACTTTCTTGGAGAAAGTGATAGGTCATATCTCCCACACGGAGTAACCGTAAATGAATATCTGGAGAAGTTGGCTACGTCTCAATTGCAGGAAATCCAGCAGTCCATGGTGTATAGTCTGATACGAAGAAAGACATTTGATGATGCCAGGTATCAGAAGAAATGGCTTTTGATTGTTGATGGGTCACAGTTATATTCCGGAAGTCGCCAGATCAATGAGCAATGCCTTGAAAGACATCACAATAAAGGAACAGTGGATGAAAAAGTCAGTTATCACAGCGATGTTCTAGAAGCAAAAATCGTTTTGGGAGAAAAACTGATTGTAAGTATAGCAAGTGAGTTTGTGGAGAATAATGGAGAAGACGCTCTGCGTCAAAAAAGTATGAGTGAGGAAGAGCGTAAACAGGACTGTGAAACTAAGGCGTTTCAAAGACTTGCAGCTAAGCTGAAAAAAAGATTTCCGCGCCTTCCAATAATATTGTTGGCGGATAGCCTGTATGCATCAGAAAAAGTTATGGAGATATGCAGAAAAAATCACTGGGATTTTATTATCAGGTATAAAACCGGGAGTATCCCAAGTATTGCCGCAGAATATGAAGCAATACCAGAGAAGGGAACATCAGGTCATGCGGAATATGTGAATGAAATAGATTACAAAGAAAAACCCGTAAATATGCTTAGATACTGGGAGGAAAAAGTAATAAAAGGGAAAAATGTATGGACAGAATTCCAGTGGCTGACCAGTCTTAGGATTACAGACAAAAATGCGGAAAATTTAGCGGCTGCGGGAAGAAAACGCTGGAAAATAGAAAATGAAGGCTTCAATCGTCAGAAAAACTGGCAGGGAAATATCACACATGTATGCAGCTGGAATGTCCAAGCGATGAAGAATCATTACCTGATGCTGCAGATATCTGATACAATCAAGCAACTGTATGAATGGTATTATTTGAAAGCCAATGATATAAAAAAGAAACAAAAAAATATATCCTCTGACCTGCTAGCAAGCTTTGGACAGCAACTAACAAGGGAAGATATATTTCAAGTTGATATGCATAGCATATCAACCGCCTAA
- a CDS encoding ASCH domain-containing protein produces the protein MLHKMRLKSEEFYNIKYNNKIMEVRLNDEKRKKIKVGDKIIFYRLPELGEFIFVTVEEIYKFMTFKQLYNMFPLHYFGYNNQNINEILNRIYSIYSPEQEEKNGVIAIKFKVEDIKASHQ, from the coding sequence ATGCTGCATAAAATGAGATTAAAATCGGAAGAGTTTTATAACATCAAATATAATAATAAGATTATGGAAGTTAGACTAAATGATGAAAAAAGGAAAAAAATAAAGGTAGGCGATAAAATAATTTTTTATAGACTTCCAGAACTAGGTGAATTTATTTTTGTAACAGTTGAAGAAATATATAAGTTCATGACGTTTAAACAATTGTATAATATGTTTCCTCTACATTATTTTGGGTACAACAATCAAAATATAAATGAAATATTAAACAGAATTTATAGTATATACTCACCAGAGCAAGAAGAAAAAAATGGGGTTATTGCGATAAAGTTTAAGGTTGAAGATATAAAGGCATCCCACCAGTAG
- a CDS encoding ASCH domain-containing protein: protein MKVLLSIKPEYAERIFTGEKRYEYRKNLFKRDDIKVVVVYATKPIGKVIGEFEINGILKGEPESIWEQTKLYAGIDESSYIEYFSERKTGYAIGIKETRVYQEPLELTELNPKIKYPPQSFMYI, encoded by the coding sequence ATGAAAGTTTTATTATCGATTAAACCGGAATATGCAGAGAGAATTTTCACGGGTGAAAAAAGATATGAGTATAGAAAAAATTTATTTAAAAGGGATGATATAAAAGTAGTTGTAGTGTATGCTACAAAACCTATAGGAAAAGTTATAGGCGAATTTGAGATTAATGGTATATTAAAGGGTGAGCCTGAGTCCATTTGGGAACAAACTAAATTATATGCTGGAATTGATGAGAGTTCTTATATTGAATATTTTTCAGAAAGAAAAACTGGATATGCTATTGGCATAAAAGAAACTAGGGTATACCAAGAGCCATTAGAATTAACAGAATTGAACCCTAAAATAAAGTACCCACCTCAATCATTTATGTATATTTAA
- a CDS encoding ATP-binding protein, which translates to MNRPLCKNIIFIGGIHGVGKTTLCKKISEELSLNHYSASELIAKLKSENVAIDKRVNNVAENQNLLLGAIRRYLDVEEYYLLDGHFCLLNSFGKITRIGIDTFRNLGLNSIMVLMDEEAEILKRLKARDNIQYNLTLLEEFQEEEISYAKEVAKDIGVEYKIINVKSNANKMLTFVKSIISA; encoded by the coding sequence ATGAATAGACCATTATGTAAGAATATAATATTTATTGGTGGTATACATGGTGTTGGAAAAACTACTCTTTGTAAAAAGATATCTGAGGAATTATCATTGAATCATTATTCAGCTAGTGAATTAATTGCTAAATTAAAATCTGAAAATGTGGCAATTGATAAAAGGGTTAATAATGTGGCAGAAAATCAAAATCTGTTGTTAGGAGCCATTAGAAGATATTTAGATGTCGAAGAGTATTATTTATTGGATGGGCATTTCTGTCTATTGAATAGTTTTGGGAAAATAACAAGAATTGGTATAGATACATTTAGAAATTTGGGGCTGAATTCTATAATGGTTTTGATGGATGAAGAAGCAGAAATATTAAAAAGGCTAAAAGCCAGAGATAATATACAATATAATCTAACTCTTTTAGAAGAATTTCAAGAAGAGGAAATATCCTATGCTAAAGAAGTTGCAAAGGATATTGGTGTTGAATATAAGATTATTAATGTAAAATCCAATGCTAATAAAATGCTAACTTTTGTTAAAAGTATTATATCGGCATAG
- a CDS encoding L-serine ammonia-lyase, iron-sulfur-dependent, subunit alpha, with translation MIMKQDDIRYQTYLQILKEELVPAMGCTEPIAIAYGSAKARELLGTIPDKVVIEVSANIIKNVKSVVVPNTNGLKGIEAAVSIGIMAGKSEKILEVISQASEEEKKAAKEYMERKCIQVKLADTSLIFDIIITMYSKQSYVKLRIADYHTNIVYIEKNSEILYNVGKVEAKEKGLTDKGLLNVKDIVDFADSVLIDDVREILERQIQYNSAIARAGIENDYGANIGNVILKTYGNDVKIRAKAMAAAASDARMSGCELPVIINSGSGNQGIAASLPVIEYAKELKVDEDKLLRALVVSNLVTIHQKTGIGRLSAFCGAVCAGCGSGTGIAYLHGCGYKEIAHTLVNAVAIVSGIICDGAKPSCAAKIATSVDAGILGYYMYKEGQQFRGGDGIVAKGVENTITNVGYLGKVGMKETDKEIINIMLKKC, from the coding sequence ATGATTATGAAGCAGGATGATATACGTTATCAGACATATTTGCAAATTTTAAAGGAAGAATTGGTTCCGGCTATGGGATGTACTGAACCTATTGCCATAGCATATGGATCTGCCAAGGCTAGGGAATTATTAGGCACAATTCCTGACAAAGTAGTTATTGAAGTTAGTGCTAACATTATCAAAAATGTTAAAAGTGTAGTAGTACCTAATACAAATGGATTAAAAGGTATAGAAGCAGCGGTTTCAATTGGTATTATGGCAGGTAAATCAGAAAAAATATTAGAGGTAATTTCACAGGCAAGTGAAGAAGAGAAGAAAGCTGCAAAGGAATATATGGAAAGAAAATGTATTCAGGTTAAGTTAGCCGATACCTCTTTAATATTTGATATTATAATTACTATGTACAGCAAACAGTCTTATGTAAAATTACGTATAGCTGATTATCATACAAATATAGTATATATAGAGAAAAACAGTGAAATTTTATATAATGTTGGAAAAGTAGAAGCCAAGGAAAAAGGACTCACTGACAAGGGATTGTTAAATGTAAAAGACATAGTTGATTTTGCTGATAGTGTATTAATAGATGATGTAAGAGAAATTTTAGAAAGACAGATACAGTACAATTCAGCTATAGCAAGAGCCGGTATTGAAAACGATTATGGTGCTAATATTGGAAATGTTATTTTGAAAACCTATGGTAATGATGTGAAAATCCGTGCAAAGGCAATGGCAGCAGCTGCTTCTGATGCGAGAATGAGCGGATGTGAACTACCTGTTATTATTAATTCAGGGAGCGGTAATCAAGGAATTGCAGCATCTTTACCTGTTATAGAATATGCAAAGGAATTAAAAGTTGACGAGGATAAACTGCTTAGAGCATTAGTAGTATCTAACCTTGTAACAATTCACCAAAAAACTGGAATTGGACGTTTATCAGCATTTTGCGGCGCAGTGTGTGCAGGCTGTGGCAGCGGTACAGGTATAGCATACTTACATGGCTGTGGTTATAAGGAAATTGCACATACATTGGTAAATGCAGTTGCTATTGTTTCGGGAATTATTTGTGATGGAGCTAAACCTTCCTGTGCTGCTAAAATAGCAACATCTGTGGATGCTGGTATTCTTGGCTACTATATGTATAAGGAAGGGCAGCAGTTTAGAGGCGGAGATGGGATAGTAGCTAAAGGCGTGGAAAATACCATTACAAATGTAGGTTATCTTGGAAAAGTTGGTATGAAGGAAACTGATAAAGAAATTATAAATATAATGCTGAAAAAATGCTGA
- the aroD gene encoding type I 3-dehydroquinate dehydratase: MNTIKVKNVILGDGIPKICVPIAARTKKEIIDEALNFKNINADVAEWRVDWFDDAFDIEKVKDVLKDLTVALNNIPLLFTFRTLKEGGEKPIDIETYAVINKAAAATGLIDLLDVEAFIGDKVVKDIIKTAHIAGVKVVASNHDFEKTPPKKDIIYRLRKMQDLGADIPKIAVMPKCKLDVLELLEATVIMSEKYTDRPIITISMSKIGTISRLLGEEFGSALTFGAVNKASAPGQIDVEDLHSILHLLHNSIHKSKGELYAE; this comes from the coding sequence ATGAATACAATAAAAGTAAAGAATGTAATACTTGGCGATGGAATACCAAAAATATGTGTGCCTATAGCAGCCAGAACAAAAAAGGAAATAATTGATGAAGCCTTAAACTTTAAAAATATTAATGCAGATGTTGCAGAATGGCGTGTGGATTGGTTTGATGATGCCTTTGATATTGAAAAAGTTAAGGATGTTTTAAAGGACTTAACAGTTGCCTTAAATAATATTCCATTATTATTTACATTTCGTACATTAAAAGAGGGTGGAGAAAAGCCAATTGATATAGAGACTTATGCTGTAATTAATAAAGCAGCAGCTGCAACTGGACTGATTGATTTGTTAGATGTTGAAGCATTTATAGGTGATAAAGTTGTAAAGGATATCATTAAAACTGCTCATATTGCAGGTGTTAAGGTTGTTGCATCCAATCATGATTTTGAGAAAACACCGCCTAAAAAGGATATAATTTACCGCTTGAGAAAGATGCAGGATTTAGGGGCGGACATCCCCAAAATTGCAGTAATGCCAAAATGCAAATTAGATGTTTTGGAATTATTAGAGGCAACTGTAATTATGTCTGAAAAATATACTGACAGGCCTATTATTACAATATCCATGTCCAAGATAGGAACTATCAGCCGTTTATTAGGTGAAGAGTTTGGCTCTGCATTGACATTTGGTGCTGTAAATAAAGCTTCAGCTCCTGGGCAGATAGATGTAGAAGATCTGCATAGCATACTTCATTTATTGCATAATAGTATACATAAATCTAAAGGAGAGCTTTATGCAGAATAA
- a CDS encoding nucleoside deaminase: MQNKFMNEAVKQAKISLENNEVPVGAVIVKNNKIIAAAHNEKEKRGVATAHAEILAIESASKILGNWRLNGCSMYVTLEPCPMCAGAILQSRISEVHIGTFDDVAGACGSVIDILGSRYLNSKAIVKWHYCDECSNLLSDFFKNSRHK, translated from the coding sequence ATGCAGAATAAATTTATGAATGAGGCTGTAAAACAGGCAAAGATTTCATTGGAGAATAATGAAGTACCTGTTGGCGCAGTTATTGTTAAGAACAATAAAATAATTGCAGCTGCCCACAATGAAAAAGAAAAAAGAGGAGTTGCTACTGCTCATGCTGAAATATTAGCTATAGAGTCAGCTTCAAAGATACTAGGAAACTGGAGATTAAATGGCTGTTCAATGTATGTCACATTAGAGCCTTGTCCAATGTGTGCAGGGGCCATACTGCAGAGCCGTATAAGTGAAGTACACATTGGTACATTTGATGATGTTGCAGGGGCCTGCGGATCAGTGATAGATATATTAGGCAGTAGGTATTTAAATTCAAAAGCCATAGTGAAGTGGCACTATTGTGATGAATGCAGTAATTTACTCAGTGACTTTTTTAAAAACAGCAGGCATAAGTAA
- the dnaX gene encoding DNA polymerase III subunit gamma/tau, translating to MAYTALYREWRPKTFDDVVGQKHITVTLKNQVMNNRIAHAYLFCGTRGTGKTSTAKILAKAVNCLNPQNGSPCNQCEMCKKIDAGIAIDVTELDAASNNSVDNIRNIIDDVQYPPSEAKYKIYIMDEVHMLSSGAVNAFLKTLEEPPARVIFILATTDPQKLPVTILSRCQRFDFKRIKKEDAFNLLRKIANDEGVFADDKSLNLIARMSDGAMRDALSILDQAISMGNGKVDYDSLINMLGLVTNDNLIKLTDSIIDKNVELSMRIIDDIVLSGKDVHNFIREMIEHLRNLLMVKVSQNPDGILDMSTENIERIKQQSCRIRIEELMRNIRILQEAEEQSKWSKQSRIYLELAAIKMCKIEYDTSPEIILSRLNKLEEAMKSGQIKVNRETAAPKSENVKNNKVKKKEQVKEAQPVYEFNKDSKLNIDIVKKSWKDILEAFKARRLMVLFAALTTGKPVECKGGIIKIKYDEDFAFHKQRLEKEENRKVVEDVFSEVLKERVRITYIIEGKENLNKAPEQVLKDTFGDEIVKIIDE from the coding sequence ATGGCTTATACCGCATTATATAGAGAATGGAGACCAAAAACCTTTGATGATGTTGTTGGCCAAAAGCATATAACAGTAACCTTGAAAAATCAAGTAATGAATAATAGAATAGCTCATGCATATCTTTTTTGCGGTACAAGGGGAACTGGTAAAACTTCTACAGCTAAGATACTGGCAAAGGCTGTAAATTGCCTGAATCCTCAAAATGGAAGCCCCTGCAACCAATGCGAAATGTGCAAAAAAATAGATGCTGGTATTGCAATAGACGTTACGGAACTGGATGCTGCTTCTAATAATAGTGTAGATAATATCAGAAATATAATTGATGATGTACAATATCCGCCAAGTGAAGCAAAATATAAAATATATATTATGGATGAAGTTCACATGCTGTCTTCTGGTGCAGTTAATGCTTTTTTAAAAACGCTTGAGGAACCACCAGCAAGGGTAATTTTTATATTAGCCACCACAGATCCTCAAAAGCTGCCTGTTACTATCCTTTCAAGATGTCAGAGATTTGATTTTAAAAGGATAAAAAAAGAAGATGCTTTTAATCTGCTTAGAAAAATTGCTAATGATGAAGGGGTTTTTGCAGATGACAAAAGTTTAAACTTAATTGCCAGAATGTCTGATGGAGCTATGAGAGATGCTCTTAGTATTTTAGACCAGGCCATTTCAATGGGAAATGGGAAGGTGGACTATGATTCCTTAATTAATATGCTTGGTTTAGTTACAAATGATAATTTAATAAAGCTTACAGATAGTATTATTGATAAAAATGTAGAACTTTCAATGAGAATTATTGATGACATTGTGCTAAGCGGCAAGGATGTACATAATTTTATAAGGGAAATGATAGAACACCTAAGAAATCTTCTTATGGTAAAAGTAAGTCAGAATCCTGATGGAATTTTAGATATGTCCACTGAAAATATTGAAAGAATTAAGCAGCAGTCATGTAGAATAAGAATAGAAGAATTAATGAGAAATATAAGAATATTACAGGAAGCAGAGGAGCAATCCAAGTGGTCCAAACAAAGCAGAATATATCTTGAATTGGCAGCTATTAAAATGTGTAAAATAGAATATGATACCTCTCCTGAAATAATACTTTCAAGATTAAATAAATTAGAGGAAGCCATGAAAAGCGGACAAATTAAAGTTAATCGTGAAACTGCTGCACCTAAATCCGAAAATGTTAAAAACAATAAAGTAAAAAAGAAGGAGCAGGTAAAAGAGGCTCAGCCAGTATATGAATTTAATAAAGATTCCAAGCTTAATATAGATATTGTGAAAAAGAGCTGGAAGGACATTTTAGAGGCATTTAAAGCAAGAAGACTTATGGTTTTATTTGCTGCATTAACCACAGGAAAACCTGTTGAATGCAAAGGTGGAATTATAAAAATTAAATATGATGAAGATTTTGCATTCCACAAGCAAAGGCTTGAAAAAGAAGAAAATAGAAAAGTTGTAGAAGATGTATTTTCAGAGGTACTAAAAGAAAGAGTCAGAATAACATATATTATAGAGGGAAAGGAAAACCTTAATAAAGCACCAGAACAGGTATTGAAGGACACATTTGGTGATGAAATAGTAAAAATAATAGATGAATAA
- a CDS encoding YbaB/EbfC family nucleoid-associated protein, producing the protein MAKGGFPGMGGGNMNNLIKQAQKFQKQMEDMQKDLENKEFTATVGGGAVTAMANGKKQLVDIKIKPEVVDPDDIEMLQDLIISACNEALKKAEDETAGEMKKLTGGINIPGMF; encoded by the coding sequence ATGGCAAAAGGCGGATTTCCTGGCATGGGCGGAGGAAATATGAACAATTTAATAAAACAAGCTCAAAAGTTTCAAAAGCAAATGGAAGATATGCAAAAGGATTTAGAAAACAAGGAATTTACTGCAACAGTAGGTGGTGGAGCTGTAACAGCCATGGCCAATGGAAAGAAACAACTTGTGGATATTAAAATCAAGCCAGAAGTAGTAGATCCAGATGATATAGAAATGCTTCAGGATTTAATAATTTCTGCATGTAATGAAGCATTAAAGAAGGCTGAAGATGAGACAGCAGGCGAAATGAAAAAATTAACTGGTGGAATAAACATACCAGGAATGTTTTAG
- the recR gene encoding recombination mediator RecR, producing MDFYPVVIEKLIEEFAKLPGIGYKTAQRLTMHVLNLPQEEVREFAEALIKARGTIRYCSICGNYTDKDPCAICGNPNRDKSVICVVEQPKDIISMEKVKEYNGVYHVLHGTISPMAGRGPEDIKIKELIRRINGSVDEVIVATNPNIEGEATAMYISKVLKPLGVKVTRIAHGIPVGGDLEYADEVTLAKALEGRQEI from the coding sequence TTGGATTTTTATCCTGTTGTAATAGAAAAACTAATAGAAGAATTTGCAAAACTACCGGGAATAGGGTATAAAACTGCTCAGAGGTTAACTATGCATGTTTTGAATTTGCCTCAGGAGGAAGTAAGAGAATTTGCAGAAGCACTGATAAAGGCAAGGGGAACAATAAGGTATTGCTCAATATGCGGCAACTACACTGATAAAGATCCATGTGCAATATGCGGAAATCCCAATAGAGATAAAAGTGTAATTTGTGTTGTTGAACAGCCAAAGGATATAATCTCAATGGAAAAGGTTAAAGAATATAATGGGGTATATCATGTGCTCCATGGAACTATATCACCAATGGCTGGCAGGGGCCCTGAGGATATAAAAATAAAAGAATTAATAAGAAGGATAAATGGAAGTGTAGATGAAGTAATTGTTGCAACAAATCCAAACATTGAGGGTGAGGCAACAGCAATGTATATTTCTAAGGTGCTTAAGCCTCTTGGAGTAAAAGTTACAAGGATTGCACATGGAATTCCAGTAGGCGGAGATTTGGAATATGCCGATGAGGTAACATTAGCGAAGGCTTTGGAAGGAAGACAGGAAATATAA
- a CDS encoding DUF2508 family protein has translation MDKAKIVKMLMNKINIDKSDTNDNYSLINDIEEARKNLVYARMYFDLVKEPRLVDYAIYTEEAAKAKYVYLILKAREKKVKLEDNFMLNT, from the coding sequence ATGGACAAAGCTAAAATAGTAAAAATGCTTATGAATAAAATAAATATTGATAAGTCAGATACTAATGATAATTATTCATTAATTAATGATATTGAGGAAGCTAGAAAAAACTTAGTATATGCAAGAATGTACTTTGATTTAGTGAAAGAACCAAGGCTTGTTGATTATGCTATTTATACAGAGGAAGCAGCAAAAGCCAAATATGTCTATCTTATTTTAAAGGCAAGGGAAAAGAAAGTTAAACTTGAAGATAATTTTATGTTAAATACATAG
- a CDS encoding pro-sigmaK processing inhibitor BofA family protein, protein MSQYIGYFLLAIIALFLFGKLFALSIKFIIKLILNGVLGVVLLFVVNFIGAYFSFSIGINVWTALIAGFFGIPGVIFLIIFKLFL, encoded by the coding sequence ATGTCACAGTATATTGGATATTTTTTACTTGCCATTATAGCACTTTTTTTATTTGGAAAATTATTTGCATTATCCATAAAGTTTATTATAAAGCTTATATTAAATGGCGTTTTAGGTGTAGTTTTACTGTTTGTTGTTAATTTCATTGGAGCATATTTTAGTTTTAGTATTGGCATCAATGTTTGGACAGCCTTAATTGCAGGATTTTTTGGAATACCAGGAGTGATTTTTTTAATTATTTTTAAATTGTTTTTATAA
- the sfsA gene encoding DNA/RNA nuclease SfsA: MIINKNILNAKFIRRPNRFQAYVDINNKEEFVHVPNTGRCREILTPGARVVLREEDNPNRKTKYDLIAVYKKNMIINIDSQIPNKVVEEALINKKIDSLKNFNIIQREKTFGNSRFDFKLSNSDNEYYLEVKGVTLEDNGITKFPDAPTERGKKHLLELIEAKKSGRGAGILFLIQLENVKYFTPNDDMDKDFGKALRMAKSNGVDVMAYNCRVGENFITLSNEIKIKL; the protein is encoded by the coding sequence ATGATAATAAATAAGAATATTTTAAATGCAAAATTTATAAGAAGACCTAATAGATTTCAGGCATATGTAGATATTAATAATAAAGAGGAATTTGTTCATGTACCTAACACAGGAAGATGCAGAGAAATTCTAACTCCCGGTGCCAGGGTAGTATTAAGAGAGGAAGATAATCCTAATAGGAAGACTAAGTATGACTTAATTGCCGTTTATAAGAAAAATATGATTATAAACATTGACTCTCAAATTCCAAATAAAGTGGTAGAGGAAGCATTAATTAATAAAAAGATAGATAGTTTAAAAAACTTCAATATTATACAAAGAGAAAAAACCTTTGGAAACAGCAGATTTGACTTTAAATTATCTAATTCAGATAATGAATATTATCTTGAGGTAAAGGGTGTTACTTTAGAGGATAATGGAATTACTAAATTTCCTGATGCACCAACTGAAAGGGGAAAAAAGCATTTACTAGAGTTAATAGAAGCTAAAAAAAGCGGCAGGGGTGCAGGCATTCTATTTTTAATCCAGTTAGAGAATGTAAAATATTTTACTCCTAATGACGATATGGACAAGGACTTTGGAAAAGCACTGAGAATGGCAAAATCCAATGGGGTTGATGTAATGGCTTATAACTGCAGGGTTGGGGAAAACTTCATTACTTTATCAAATGAAATAAAGATTAAATTATAA
- a CDS encoding NUDIX domain-containing protein has product MIFKYCPKCGRKLVEKYSWDEGGVPYCEYDDTMYFDTPKPCIIVAIVKDDKILLLKQSYIFKNSKVLLSGYVTTGETVENTVHREVKEETDLEIKDIKYLGSEYLASKEIIMLTFMAAYAGGEIKKSDEVEWVEWSHIEDALCEMSEDEIGKTVVRKVLKEIGYSGDKAYRCDNDKCDL; this is encoded by the coding sequence ATGATATTTAAATATTGCCCTAAATGTGGAAGAAAGTTAGTTGAAAAGTATAGCTGGGATGAAGGCGGTGTACCCTATTGCGAATATGATGACACGATGTATTTTGATACTCCTAAACCATGTATTATTGTAGCAATAGTAAAAGATGATAAGATATTACTGCTTAAACAAAGTTATATATTCAAAAATTCTAAGGTACTTTTGTCAGGATATGTAACTACAGGAGAAACTGTAGAGAATACTGTTCACAGAGAAGTAAAAGAAGAGACAGACTTAGAAATTAAGGACATTAAATATTTAGGCAGTGAATATCTGGCATCAAAAGAAATAATAATGCTTACATTTATGGCTGCTTATGCAGGAGGCGAAATAAAAAAATCCGATGAGGTTGAATGGGTAGAATGGAGCCATATTGAGGATGCTCTTTGCGAAATGTCAGAGGATGAGATAGGTAAAACAGTGGTGAGAAAAGTACTTAAGGAAATAGGCTATTCAGGTGATAAGGCATATAGGTGTGATAATGATAAATGTGACTTATAA
- a CDS encoding hydrolase — protein MAKFVPEIKGTLRNHMIELPTIIREASGIRVFGKRIKSFVFSTDVAVIKNTNADAVIAVYPFTPQPLITESLVMAADVPVFCGVGGGITTGKRVINLALDAEFKGAMGVVVNNPTPNDTIKQMRETIDIPIIVTVVSEYEDIKGRIDAGATVINVSGAKRTAYIVSKIRSEFPTFPIIATGGPNDTTIRNTIEAGANAITFTPPPASDILNEIMNSYREKYESERKEF, from the coding sequence ATGGCAAAATTTGTACCTGAAATTAAAGGAACACTTAGAAATCATATGATCGAGCTGCCTACTATAATAAGAGAGGCCAGTGGAATAAGAGTATTTGGAAAAAGAATAAAATCATTTGTGTTTAGTACAGATGTGGCGGTTATAAAAAATACTAATGCAGATGCAGTTATTGCTGTATATCCTTTTACTCCTCAGCCACTTATAACAGAATCCCTTGTTATGGCTGCGGATGTACCAGTTTTTTGTGGAGTTGGAGGAGGCATTACCACGGGCAAAAGAGTTATAAACTTAGCACTGGATGCAGAATTTAAAGGAGCTATGGGAGTTGTGGTAAACAATCCAACGCCAAATGACACAATAAAGCAGATGAGAGAAACTATAGACATTCCAATAATTGTTACAGTAGTATCAGAATATGAAGATATTAAGGGAAGAATAGATGCTGGAGCCACAGTTATAAATGTTTCAGGAGCTAAAAGAACAGCATATATAGTAAGTAAGATAAGAAGTGAGTTCCCCACATTTCCAATTATAGCAACAGGCGGGCCTAATGATACTACAATAAGAAATACTATTGAAGCAGGAGCCAATGCCATTACATTTACTCCACCACCTGCTTCTGACATATTAAATGAAATAATGAATTCCTATAGGGAAAAATATGAATCTGAAAGAAAAGAATTTTAG